In Desulfosediminicola ganghwensis, a single window of DNA contains:
- a CDS encoding sigma-54 interaction domain-containing protein has product MKKNFLLIFDDILGAVREPLVALDSEFRVVKANSSFYRFFAIEPHQTEGVIIYNLGNGQWDIPGLRELLETILPQNSEFNDFEVEHTFTDIGFKIMHLNARRIASEKEENQLILLAIEDVTDREYSKRNLDELVKQRTAELRISRKNAEESRRIAEDALEEIKKLKDQLEAERAYLLEEIKLELNYDNIIGQSNEIKYVFYKIEQIAHSDTTVLILGETGTGKELVARAIHDLSQRKGRAMVKMNCAALPANLVESELFGHEKGAFTGANARRIGRFELANGTTLFLDEIGELPLELQSKLLQVIESGRFERLGSSQTQSVDVRIIAATNRNLEKEVEEGRFREDLWYRLNIFPITMPPLRDRLDDIPLLVKYFVQKISKRLGKAIDIIPTTVMTSLQNYPWPGNVRELENVLERAVISSSGSKLNIFDELKHASRHGSDELQTLAAVERDYITRVLEQTHWKVSGKNSAAEILGLERSTLRARMRKLNIRKV; this is encoded by the coding sequence ATGAAGAAAAATTTTCTACTCATTTTTGATGATATCCTTGGGGCCGTTCGTGAGCCTCTGGTCGCCCTTGATAGTGAGTTCAGGGTCGTCAAGGCTAACAGCTCATTTTACCGTTTTTTTGCTATTGAGCCTCATCAGACCGAAGGCGTGATAATCTATAATCTTGGCAATGGTCAATGGGATATTCCCGGGCTGAGAGAGCTGCTGGAGACGATCCTCCCCCAGAATTCAGAATTCAATGATTTTGAAGTTGAACATACCTTTACTGACATCGGTTTCAAGATCATGCATCTGAATGCCAGGCGCATTGCAAGCGAAAAAGAAGAAAATCAGTTGATTCTTCTGGCAATTGAGGATGTGACAGATCGGGAATACAGCAAACGAAATCTTGATGAACTTGTAAAGCAACGCACTGCTGAACTGCGGATTTCCCGGAAAAATGCAGAGGAAAGCAGACGCATTGCCGAAGATGCTCTGGAAGAGATAAAAAAGCTCAAGGATCAGCTTGAGGCTGAGCGAGCGTACCTGCTTGAAGAGATAAAACTCGAACTCAACTACGACAATATTATTGGCCAAAGCAATGAGATCAAATATGTTTTTTATAAAATTGAGCAGATTGCACACTCTGATACAACTGTCCTGATTTTGGGGGAAACGGGGACAGGTAAAGAGCTTGTTGCCCGGGCTATACACGACTTGAGTCAACGTAAGGGGCGCGCAATGGTTAAGATGAATTGTGCAGCTCTCCCTGCAAACCTGGTTGAGAGTGAGTTGTTCGGACATGAAAAAGGTGCATTCACGGGAGCCAACGCTAGAAGGATAGGACGATTTGAGCTTGCCAACGGCACGACCCTCTTTCTTGATGAAATTGGAGAATTGCCTTTGGAGTTACAATCAAAACTGTTGCAGGTGATAGAGAGTGGCAGATTTGAGAGGTTGGGCAGTTCTCAAACCCAGAGTGTTGATGTCAGAATTATTGCCGCTACTAATCGTAATCTCGAAAAAGAGGTTGAAGAAGGGCGATTCAGGGAAGATCTCTGGTATAGATTGAATATTTTCCCCATAACGATGCCTCCGCTTAGAGATCGCCTGGATGACATTCCACTTCTGGTGAAATACTTCGTTCAGAAAATTTCCAAACGATTAGGCAAGGCTATCGATATAATACCGACCACCGTCATGACCAGTCTGCAGAACTATCCCTGGCCGGGAAACGTCCGTGAACTTGAAAATGTTCTTGAGCGGGCGGTGATCAGCTCTTCCGGATCCAAGCTAAACATCTTTGATGAGCTTAAGCATGCTTCACGACATGGTTCGGATGAATTGCAGACACTTGCAGCGGTCGAACGAGACTATATTACGCGGGTGCTCGAACAGACCCACTGGAAAGTAAGCGGAAAAAACAGTGCAGCCGAGATTCTTGGACTTGAACGCAGTACCTTGCGCGCCCGAATGCGTAAGCTCAATATCCGTAAAGTGTAG